Below is a genomic region from Rubidibacter lacunae KORDI 51-2.
CCCCCCGTAGTCGTCGTGCTCATTACGCAGCTCCAAAATAAATACAGATCGCACCCCTCCCACACGGCAACCGAGCCAGAGAGGATTTGACTTGCGGCGATTGCCCCTCGCCCCCTGCATTACCTATTAGGACACCTCGAACACAGTACTCTTAGAGTCAGCTATCACAGGTGTTGCCATGTCTGGGGCTTCGGGCTCAGTATTAAAATCTTACCGCCGACAATTCCCCGCGCGATCGCGCCGCGACTATGCCACCTGAAGTTGTGCTGCATGCTGGCAGGGTTTCGGACGAGTAAATTGGCGTAACACAGCAATGCAATCGGCGGGTGATACGGAATAGAATTGCAACTAGGCAGACGAGCATGGTCGATAGTCGATATCAGCTCTCAGTAGGAGCTTTATTAATATTGTTGCTCATGTTTCAAGCTGTCCGAGGGTGAAATAGTAGGATGGATATACAATGCTTTCTGAAGAAAGTCACATCACGTACAAAGTTGTTATCAATGGCGAGGAACAATACTCCATTTTGCCGGCGGATCGTGAAAATCCCTTAGGATGGCGTGATGACGGCAAGAGGGGAACCAAGCAGGAATGCCTGGATTATATAAAGACCGTCTGGACAGACATGCGTCCACTGAGTCTCCGACGCAAAATGGACTAGGGTGGAGCGGCCTCATTTTGTCGGGCTCCTATGGGGAAATAATAGGAGTCTATGAGGGGTGGATGTCACCTTATAGAAAGATAATTCCGCAACGGCTTGCAAAGACTCCTCGCAGTGCTCTAGAAACTAGCTGTTGCTGGGAAATTTGACTGTTTCTAGGGTCAGGCGGCTTCTGAGTTTTCTCCCAAAAGGTGACACGAACCCGTCCAGGAGTTGCCCGCTTAAGCACAGGTTACGTTTGACATGCAACCAACAACACTGTTGCCAGACATCAAGGGCCTAGACGGGATAAACGAAAGAGATTGGTGACAAGGTAGCTGACGTTTTGTGGTTGCCGGATCGTAACGACAATCTCTCATCGCTGATTGACGGGGCGAGAGCATCAATGTCCTGAGTATGGGTCGGTTAAACCGAGAGGCATTGCGAGCGCGCAAGTGCTCCGGAACCGTGGACTTTCTGCGGTGGGACACCGCGTGGAGAAACTGCCTGTGGACGGAAGCTGTCGGGGGCGAGAGCCTAGACAAGACCGGTTGAAGCAGGAACTCTCGAGAGCGATCTTTTGGAAGCCTGCGCCTTATCGCCAGCGATAGACGTTAGGAGGATGTTACGGCATAGAACGGAAGCCCGGAAGCCCAGCCGCTTCAGAGCTCGGAAGAAAGGGACCCATTCTTCGCCGTGAAGGTTAGTCCGGCACCTTTGGGCGATCGCTGCGCCCGATCGCTGCATCGTAAGAGCGCTGGCGGTAAGTATCGCCCAGCCAGCTCTGATAGGTTTCTTAATGAACTTTAAGGCTATGTCCCATCATCGCCGCGGCGTCTGCGTCGCCGACATCGAAATCCCTCAATCGCCTCGAGTAACAGTGACGGATTGCATAGGGTTTATGAGGGACGCCGTAGCGGGCGAAACCCTTGGCGCCGCGCCGGCTATAGTCGTCAGCTGTCTCGATTTGCCCGCGCAATTTTGTAATCGCAATCGCGGGAAGGTTGAAGCGCTCTACCCACTCGGGGTAAAGCGCCCATACTGTCCGGGCCCCAGTTTTCGCCCCGATCGCGCCATCAAGCACCGCGACTCGCCCATTGTTAATGTCGTTAAAGTTCAGGCAAAAAACTTAGCTCGGTCGCAAGCCAAATGTCGCCATCATTCCGTAAAACCAGCGCCAAGAAGTCCCGGTTATCGAGGCGTGTATCTGGGCGATCTCGCGATCGCTCGGCAGCGACTTCGGACTAACTTTGGCCGGACGGTAACTACCTTTAAGATCCTGCAGGTCGACAGAGATGTCCGCCACCCGAGCCAGAGCGGTCAGAACGGTAACGAAGCGCTTACGAGTGCGAGTATCGGGCTCGGTCCCCAGCACCACGCCTCGAAGCAGATCGGCGGTGAGCTTCTCATTGTCTGGCAGCTTCCGAAAAACCAGCCGGTATTCGGTTTTCCACGTCAATTTAGACTGGGGAGTGCACTGGCGGCGTTTGAAATAGTCGAGCTCGAAGCGCTCTTTCCAGTAGCCACACGAACGTAAATCCCGCTCCTCATGGAACACGTCGTCCCAGTCAAACGTGCCCGCTGCCAGCGCGTACCCGATGCGCCTAGCCTCCTTAACAGCGCGATCGATCCCACCGCGTTGGGATAGCACGGACTCCCAACAATCGCCGACAGCGAGATCTCCTGCTGGTGCCAACTATATTTATTGCTGCCCGGCTTCGGCGGTAGGGTGCCGTAAAGACAGATCGAATTACCCCGAACGCGAATGCCGACCCCAACCCGCTCGGATTTGAGCATTCGTTTCGCCTGCTCAAGAAATTCGCCCAGTTCCAGGCGCGATCGGCGTCCCATAATCGCCCCATAAATCCATCGGGTTCCATGCTCTCACAAAGGCTATAAAGGTTGATATAGGTAGGGCTTGCTGAAAAAGGCTGGAATCCATGCAATGAAA
It encodes:
- a CDS encoding MbtH family protein, with translation MLSEESHITYKVVINGEEQYSILPADRENPLGWRDDGKRGTKQECLDYIKTVWTDMRPLSLRRKMD
- a CDS encoding site-specific integrase, which produces MLDGAIGAKTGARTVWALYPEWVERFNLPAIAITKLRGQIETADDYSRRGAKGFARYGVPHKPYAIRHCYSRRLRDFDVGDADAAAMMGHSLKVH